In Pasteurella multocida subsp. multocida OH4807, a genomic segment contains:
- a CDS encoding protein PlpE, whose amino-acid sequence MPIKMILKAIFKWFMVFNKDYVNNAQLKDFSAQYKGKNSFIYSNFSEGDKTHNAQYADITLNYNNGQITGEVTKDQHEKLFTISGKSDRKILITPTVSGSSIGSDVGIFDIQLINSAKDNKDKKYMIGSGIAET is encoded by the coding sequence ATGCCTATAAAAATGATACTAAAAGCGATATTCAAATGGTTTATGGTATTCAATAAAGACTATGTTAACAATGCACAATTGAAGGATTTTAGCGCACAATATAAAGGAAAAAACAGTTTTATTTATTCTAACTTTTCAGAAGGAGATAAAACACACAACGCACAATATGCTGATATCACCTTAAATTATAATAACGGTCAAATAACTGGTGAGGTAACTAAAGATCAACATGAAAAGCTGTTTACTATCAGCGGAAAAAGTGACAGAAAAATTTTGATTACTCCTACTGTAAGCGGTTCATCTATCGGTAGTGATGTAGGCATATTTGACATACAACTGATTAATTCAGCTAAAGATAATAAAGATAAAAAATACATGATTGGTAGTGGTATTGCTGAAACCTGA
- a CDS encoding WecD protein (COG0454 Histone acetyltransferase HPA2 and related acetyltransferases), with protein MKIFKAEQWNLDSLHPLFEQYRLACGMAENPDRTLAFLSNRIRFGESIFFIALDEKQHALGFIQLYPRLSSLQLQRYWQLTDIFVLPHSNYAEVYAALVAKAKEFVRYTQSTRLVVEQGQQQQTILEAEGFRMNPKKRIFELSL; from the coding sequence ATGAAAATTTTTAAAGCTGAACAATGGAATTTAGATAGTCTGCACCCCCTCTTCGAGCAATATCGTCTTGCTTGTGGTATGGCAGAGAATCCTGATCGGACATTGGCTTTTCTCTCTAATCGCATCCGTTTTGGCGAAAGCATTTTTTTTATTGCCCTCGATGAAAAGCAGCATGCCCTAGGTTTTATTCAGCTTTACCCCCGTCTTTCTTCTCTGCAATTACAGCGCTATTGGCAGTTAACGGATATTTTTGTGTTACCCCATTCCAATTATGCAGAAGTTTATGCAGCCCTTGTGGCAAAAGCCAAAGAATTTGTGCGCTATACGCAGTCTACACGTTTAGTGGTGGAGCAAGGACAGCAACAACAAACAATTCTTGAAGCCGAAGGTTTTAGAATGAATCCAAAGAAACGGATTTTTGAACTGAGTTTATAA
- the tpiA gene encoding triosephosphate isomerase (COG0149 Triosephosphate isomerase): protein MARRPLVMGNWKLNGSKAFTKELIEDLKAELAGVEGCDVAIAPPVMYLAEAEAALNCGCSCGGKAIALGAQNVDVNVQGAFTGDISTEMLKDFGAKYIIIGHSERRTYHKESDEFIAKKFAALKQAGLVPVLCIGESEAENEAGKTEEVCARQIDAVLNTLGAEAFNGAVIAYEPIWAIGTGKSATPAQAQAVHAFIRSHIAKKDQAVADQVIIQYGGSVNDANAAELFTQPDIDGALVGGASLKAPAFAVIVKAAAKAKN, encoded by the coding sequence ATGGCACGTCGTCCTTTAGTTATGGGTAACTGGAAATTAAACGGTAGCAAAGCATTCACTAAAGAATTAATCGAAGACTTAAAAGCAGAATTAGCAGGTGTTGAAGGTTGTGATGTGGCAATTGCACCACCAGTAATGTATTTAGCAGAAGCGGAAGCAGCATTAAATTGCGGTTGTAGCTGTGGCGGTAAAGCGATTGCACTGGGTGCACAAAACGTAGACGTCAACGTACAAGGTGCATTCACTGGTGATATTTCAACTGAAATGCTAAAAGATTTTGGTGCGAAATATATTATTATCGGTCACTCTGAGCGTCGTACTTACCACAAAGAAAGCGATGAATTTATTGCGAAAAAATTCGCTGCATTAAAACAAGCAGGTTTAGTGCCAGTATTATGTATCGGTGAAAGCGAAGCGGAAAACGAAGCTGGTAAAACTGAAGAAGTGTGCGCACGTCAAATTGATGCAGTGTTAAACACATTAGGTGCTGAAGCCTTTAATGGAGCAGTTATCGCATACGAGCCAATTTGGGCAATCGGTACAGGTAAATCAGCAACTCCAGCACAAGCACAAGCAGTTCACGCATTTATCCGTAGCCACATTGCGAAGAAAGATCAAGCCGTTGCTGATCAAGTTATCATTCAATACGGCGGCTCTGTGAATGATGCAAATGCGGCTGAGTTATTCACTCAACCAGACATCGACGGTGCATTAGTTGGCGGCGCATCATTAA